In Thermodesulforhabdaceae bacterium, the following proteins share a genomic window:
- the mnmE gene encoding tRNA uridine-5-carboxymethylaminomethyl(34) synthesis GTPase MnmE, with product MIRDILGQDTICAIATPVGIGGIGIVRISGKNAVKIAEKIFRPASASFPLASHRLYYGWIYDPETGSLIDEVLLSVMKSPRTYTREDVVEINCHSGYAVLEEILRVVMAQGARLAAPGEFTYRAFLHGRIDLSQAEAVQEIVSSRSRASLDMARRQLQGECFLAVTNWIETLTDILAHIEAHLDFPEDVEDESESGDLASDGDSIFALNQLLTKRLEDELIQPIRRVLKSFDSVQLLREGVSLALVGKPNVGKSSLLNALLEKDRAIVTEYAGTTRDVIEDSFTIDGVLVRIMDTAGIREKADYIEALGIERTLRVIKEANIILWLLDVSENLTREDDYIFEIIKDSRYLMLINKADLPHRWEESVLRSRYDTRAPVIMMSAKRKEDVESLKNFIREHFLKQAIDDASESFAINKRHNEHLVRALESLERARLLLEGENGEEGRTRHGALHFLPPYELIAYELESARKELNAIVGKEASMEDVLDRVFSQFCIGK from the coding sequence ATGATCCGTGACATTCTGGGTCAGGATACCATCTGCGCCATAGCAACCCCTGTGGGAATCGGGGGGATAGGCATTGTCAGGATTAGCGGCAAAAATGCCGTAAAAATTGCAGAGAAAATTTTTCGCCCCGCATCGGCGTCCTTCCCTCTGGCATCTCATCGCCTTTACTATGGCTGGATTTACGACCCGGAAACAGGATCGTTGATAGATGAAGTGCTTCTTTCTGTGATGAAAAGCCCTCGAACTTACACTCGAGAAGACGTCGTGGAAATCAACTGCCACAGCGGGTATGCCGTGCTGGAAGAGATTCTGAGAGTGGTTATGGCTCAGGGTGCTCGGCTTGCTGCCCCCGGTGAGTTTACCTACAGGGCTTTTCTCCACGGAAGAATTGATCTGAGTCAGGCAGAAGCCGTGCAGGAGATTGTATCGAGTCGGTCTCGAGCGTCCCTCGACATGGCAAGGCGTCAACTTCAGGGAGAGTGCTTCTTGGCTGTCACGAACTGGATCGAAACTCTAACGGATATCCTTGCTCATATTGAAGCTCATCTTGATTTCCCGGAAGACGTTGAAGACGAGAGCGAATCAGGCGATCTAGCATCTGACGGTGACAGCATCTTTGCCCTTAACCAGCTTTTGACGAAAAGACTTGAGGATGAACTCATTCAACCCATAAGGCGAGTTCTAAAAAGCTTTGACAGCGTTCAGCTTCTGCGAGAAGGCGTTTCGCTGGCTCTGGTCGGGAAACCCAACGTGGGAAAATCTTCTCTCCTGAATGCTCTTCTAGAAAAAGACAGAGCGATTGTTACCGAATATGCCGGGACAACTCGTGATGTTATCGAAGACTCGTTCACAATCGACGGCGTGCTGGTGCGCATCATGGATACAGCCGGCATACGGGAAAAGGCGGACTATATTGAGGCTCTCGGCATTGAACGAACTCTTCGGGTTATCAAGGAAGCCAATATAATACTGTGGCTTTTAGATGTTTCGGAAAATCTTACCCGTGAGGACGACTACATATTTGAAATAATCAAGGACAGTCGCTATCTGATGCTCATAAACAAAGCTGACTTGCCTCACCGCTGGGAAGAATCCGTTTTAAGAAGTCGCTACGACACAAGAGCTCCGGTAATTATGATGTCGGCCAAAAGAAAAGAAGACGTTGAGTCTCTTAAGAACTTTATTCGAGAACACTTCCTCAAACAGGCAATAGATGATGCATCTGAGAGCTTTGCTATAAACAAGCGTCATAATGAACATCTGGTAAGAGCTTTAGAAAGTCTTGAGCGAGCCAGGCTACTGCTGGAAGGCGAGAATGGAGAAGAAGGAAGGACGCGGCATGGCGCTCTACATTTCCTTCCGCCCTATGAACTCATCGCCTACGAGCTAGAGTCAGCACGAAAAGAACTTAACGCCATTGTTGGCAAAGAAGCGTCAATGGAGGATGTGCTGGATCGAGTGTTTTCTCAGTTCTGCATTGGAAAATAG
- the sctR gene encoding type III secretion system export apparatus subunit SctR, whose translation MQDPYFLVVVLAGLSLAPFVVVMVTSYVKLVVVFSLIRNALGIQQIPPNMVINGLAVILSIYIMAPVGYEVYGVLQKLPAEKVTFQHLKEIVPEASEPLREFLSKHSKERERQFFLKSARKMWPKEKSEKLEERDLLVLIPSFAVGELTSAFQIGFLLYLPFIVIDLVISNILMAMGMMMVSPMTISLPFKLLLFVLLDGWTKLIHGLVLSYA comes from the coding sequence ATGCAGGATCCTTATTTTCTCGTCGTTGTTTTAGCGGGTCTTTCCCTGGCGCCTTTCGTGGTGGTGATGGTAACATCCTATGTCAAGCTTGTGGTAGTTTTTTCTCTTATCAGGAATGCTCTAGGGATTCAGCAGATTCCCCCAAATATGGTAATTAACGGGCTTGCTGTTATTCTGAGCATATACATTATGGCCCCCGTGGGTTACGAAGTATATGGGGTCCTTCAGAAACTGCCTGCAGAAAAGGTTACCTTCCAGCACTTAAAGGAAATCGTTCCTGAGGCATCAGAACCCCTCAGAGAATTTCTATCTAAACATTCGAAAGAAAGGGAACGACAGTTTTTCCTGAAATCGGCCCGAAAAATGTGGCCCAAAGAGAAGTCTGAAAAGCTTGAAGAAAGAGACTTACTGGTGCTTATTCCATCTTTTGCCGTTGGTGAACTTACATCGGCTTTTCAAATTGGTTTTCTTCTCTATCTTCCCTTTATTGTGATTGATCTTGTTATTTCTAATATTCTCATGGCCATGGGCATGATGATGGTTTCTCCCATGACCATCTCGCTGCCCTTTAAACTATTACTTTTTGTTCTTTTAGATGGCTGGACCAAGCTCATCCATGGTCTTGTCTTGAGCTATGCCTGA
- a CDS encoding amidohydrolase family protein, producing the protein MIIDVHTHIFPDQVIANRNDYRNSEPAFDLLYGHPKAKMSTGKELIDAMDEAGIDRSVVFGFPWIDRNLTMKHNDYVLEWANRYPDRLIPLVCVLPTEDWSVREVERCMKAGAKGAGELAVYGNCDREKVYDLYSQIGEVVKSHQGVILIHANEPVGHSYPGKAPQGLDFYYEITRRLQDIPLIFAHWAGGLFFYALLKKEVPDLFRLVFVDTAASPFLYSPKIYKIAAEILGIEKILFGSDYPLLGFKRYRSEMEAAGLTSEERKLIEGENAAKLFTISHESKP; encoded by the coding sequence ATGATAATTGACGTTCACACTCACATCTTCCCCGATCAGGTTATAGCAAACCGTAACGATTACAGGAATAGCGAGCCTGCGTTCGACCTCCTTTACGGACACCCAAAGGCAAAAATGTCAACCGGTAAGGAACTCATAGATGCTATGGATGAAGCCGGAATAGACAGGTCGGTTGTATTCGGTTTCCCCTGGATAGATCGCAATCTCACAATGAAACACAACGATTACGTCCTGGAATGGGCAAATCGCTACCCTGATCGGCTGATTCCCCTGGTCTGCGTTCTTCCAACGGAAGATTGGAGCGTGCGTGAAGTTGAACGTTGCATGAAAGCGGGCGCAAAGGGAGCAGGAGAACTGGCTGTTTACGGAAACTGCGACCGAGAAAAAGTCTATGACTTATATTCCCAGATAGGCGAAGTGGTAAAAAGTCATCAGGGCGTTATTCTGATCCACGCAAACGAACCCGTGGGGCACTCCTACCCTGGCAAGGCTCCTCAAGGATTGGACTTCTACTACGAAATAACCAGGCGACTTCAGGACATCCCCCTTATCTTTGCTCACTGGGCTGGGGGATTGTTTTTCTATGCTCTGCTAAAAAAAGAAGTTCCCGATCTCTTCCGTCTTGTCTTTGTCGATACTGCCGCATCTCCCTTTCTCTATTCTCCGAAAATCTACAAAATCGCCGCAGAAATCCTCGGCATAGAAAAAATACTCTTCGGCAGTGATTATCCGCTCCTTGGATTCAAACGCTACCGCAGTGAAATGGAAGCGGCCGGGCTTACGAGCGAAGAGCGAAAACTGATCGAAGGAGAAAACGCTGCAAAACTTTTTACAATTTCTCACGAAAGCAAACCATGA
- a CDS encoding site-specific DNA-methyltransferase gives MRDCQGNRQGGMWKTQFPMGFLTEFFAKQAKIWKSCRITAYTLMITSPPYNVGKEYDRNFSLNEYREFLKRVWAEVKRVLVPGGRACINIANLGRKPYIPLHAFIIEDMMTLGFLMRGEIIWNKASGSSPSTAWGSWLSAKNPVLRDVHEYILVFSKAMFSRESLGRKSTISREEFLEFTKSVWTFPAESAKRIGHPAPFPVELPYRLIQLYSFEGEIVLDPFMGSGQTAIAAVKTKRRYVGYEINEDYVKLAEKRINGLYDFRQLKIKTF, from the coding sequence ATGAGGGACTGCCAGGGGAACAGGCAGGGAGGTATGTGGAAAACCCAATTCCCGATGGGTTTCTTGACAGAATTTTTTGCAAAACAAGCGAAAATATGGAAGAGTTGCCGGATAACAGCGTACACCCTGATGATTACATCTCCCCCTTATAATGTGGGGAAGGAATACGACAGGAACTTTTCTCTTAATGAGTATAGAGAATTTTTGAAAAGGGTATGGGCTGAAGTCAAAAGAGTCCTAGTTCCCGGTGGTAGAGCATGCATAAATATTGCGAATCTGGGAAGAAAACCATACATACCCCTCCATGCTTTTATAATTGAAGATATGATGACCCTTGGATTTCTAATGCGAGGGGAAATCATCTGGAACAAAGCTTCAGGTAGTAGCCCTTCTACCGCTTGGGGAAGCTGGCTTTCTGCTAAAAATCCTGTGTTAAGAGATGTTCACGAATACATCCTGGTTTTTTCCAAAGCAATGTTCTCAAGGGAGAGTCTGGGAAGAAAAAGCACGATTTCAAGAGAGGAGTTTCTTGAGTTTACAAAGAGTGTCTGGACATTTCCAGCTGAGTCTGCAAAAAGAATTGGACATCCTGCGCCTTTCCCGGTCGAACTGCCCTACAGGTTGATCCAGCTTTACTCTTTTGAGGGGGAAATTGTTCTGGACCCCTTTATGGGGAGCGGACAAACCGCGATTGCTGCAGTAAAAACAAAGCGCCGCTACGTTGGGTACGAGATAAACGAAGATTATGTTAAACTGGCAGAAAAAAGAATAAATGGTTTGTATGATTTCAGACAACTAAAGATTAAGACGTTCTAA
- a CDS encoding inositol monophosphatase family protein: MKGKEEKVLNVMEEAARKAGGIIVSAYETARSWKFEEKSSFDYVTEVDRESERVITEVIKDVFPDDVIIAEESWDGSYNGEDPGWIIDPLDGTTNFIHGFPMVSVSIARIENGIVTAGCVFDPLRQEFFWGLRGKGAFVNERRLDARRWNLSLSRALVATGFPFRRKDLLQDYLDVFSAVFQVVSDIRRGGSAALDLAYVACGRVDGFWEVGLKPWDIAASMLFIIETGGVVTDFWGRGEREVLWNGNIVAAASMELHEEIMKIIRTSRLISELNA, from the coding sequence ATGAAGGGAAAAGAAGAGAAGGTTCTTAATGTCATGGAAGAAGCAGCCAGGAAGGCTGGCGGCATAATAGTTTCGGCTTACGAGACGGCAAGGAGCTGGAAGTTTGAGGAAAAGTCGAGCTTTGATTATGTGACTGAAGTAGATCGTGAATCTGAGCGAGTCATAACGGAAGTTATTAAGGATGTCTTTCCTGATGATGTAATCATAGCTGAAGAATCCTGGGATGGTTCTTACAATGGGGAAGATCCCGGCTGGATTATAGATCCGCTTGACGGCACCACGAACTTTATTCATGGCTTTCCCATGGTATCGGTTTCTATTGCGAGAATTGAAAACGGGATTGTGACAGCAGGGTGTGTATTTGATCCTCTCAGGCAGGAATTTTTCTGGGGGTTGAGAGGCAAGGGGGCTTTTGTTAACGAAAGGCGTTTGGATGCTCGACGCTGGAATCTAAGTCTGTCCAGGGCTCTGGTAGCGACGGGTTTTCCTTTTAGGCGGAAAGATCTTTTGCAGGATTATCTGGATGTTTTTTCTGCCGTTTTTCAGGTGGTGAGTGATATTCGGCGTGGAGGTTCAGCGGCTCTTGATCTTGCATACGTTGCCTGTGGTAGAGTTGATGGGTTTTGGGAGGTAGGACTTAAGCCGTGGGATATTGCTGCGTCTATGCTTTTTATAATCGAAACGGGAGGGGTTGTGACTGATTTCTGGGGGCGTGGTGAAAGGGAAGTATTGTGGAACGGGAACATTGTGGCGGCTGCGTCTATGGAGCTGCACGAAGAGATTATGAAGATTATAAGGACTTCGAGACTTATAAGTGAATTGAATGCGTAA
- the sctT gene encoding type III secretion system export apparatus subunit SctT, with protein sequence MTEGSDFLRFLIITAISTARMLACFTILPFLGGNILPPYIRNALVFALFTVTYPLVAPSAPAHLSYLAGFILLMKEVLVGLIIGFTVGLIFWSAEIVGFLVDNQRGSSMASALDPLYGESSSPLGVLLLQMVTALFFATGGFLVFLDGIFESYQFWPVFDFFPSLEGLSPVFFLGKVDQLMKTSFLLAAPFLIAIFIVDLALGVINRFVPQLNVFFLSMPVKSGIASFLFVLYLTVIASYYIESGEKIDHIIDLLREWIK encoded by the coding sequence ATGACGGAAGGATCTGATTTCCTTCGTTTTCTCATTATTACGGCTATCTCGACAGCCAGAATGCTTGCCTGTTTTACCATTCTGCCTTTTCTCGGGGGAAACATTTTACCTCCTTATATTAGAAATGCCCTTGTCTTTGCCCTCTTTACCGTAACGTATCCTCTCGTGGCCCCTTCGGCTCCGGCGCATCTTTCCTATCTTGCGGGTTTTATCCTTCTAATGAAGGAGGTGCTGGTGGGTTTAATTATTGGTTTTACTGTAGGACTTATCTTCTGGTCTGCAGAAATAGTTGGCTTTCTGGTGGACAACCAGCGGGGCTCCAGTATGGCAAGCGCCCTGGATCCCCTTTACGGGGAAAGTAGCTCTCCCCTCGGGGTTTTATTACTTCAGATGGTTACGGCTCTTTTTTTTGCAACGGGTGGTTTTCTGGTGTTTCTTGACGGAATTTTTGAAAGTTATCAATTCTGGCCTGTCTTTGACTTCTTTCCATCCCTTGAAGGTCTCTCTCCTGTTTTTTTCCTTGGTAAAGTTGATCAGCTTATGAAAACATCGTTTTTGCTGGCAGCTCCCTTTCTTATTGCAATTTTTATCGTTGATCTTGCCCTCGGTGTCATCAATCGCTTTGTTCCACAACTGAATGTCTTTTTCCTTTCAATGCCTGTAAAGAGCGGCATAGCAAGTTTTTTGTTTGTTCTCTATCTGACCGTTATCGCCTCCTACTACATCGAAAGTGGTGAAAAGATTGACCACATCATTGATCTTCTAAGGGAGTGGATAAAGTGA
- the sctS gene encoding type III secretion system export apparatus subunit SctS: protein MGHSSILEFTSHALILVLLLSLPAIIVASVVGLLVSLVQALTQIQEQTLSFAIKLIAVIAAIIFSARWVGSEIFTYALKIFDLLPILGR, encoded by the coding sequence ATGGGTCATTCATCTATTCTGGAATTTACCAGTCATGCTCTGATACTCGTTTTGCTCCTGTCTCTTCCTGCGATCATTGTGGCTTCCGTAGTGGGTCTTCTTGTAAGTCTTGTCCAGGCCCTTACGCAAATCCAGGAACAGACTCTCTCCTTTGCCATTAAGCTCATTGCGGTAATTGCCGCTATAATTTTTTCAGCTCGCTGGGTTGGCTCGGAAATTTTTACTTATGCTCTTAAAATTTTTGACCTTTTGCCGATTCTAGGGCGATGA
- the sctU gene encoding type III secretion system export apparatus subunit SctU, translating into MSGEKTEQPTQKRLRDARKKGQVAKSKEIASASNIIGVFLFMWLFREHYLDSLQTMITTAASWSVKPFDEAFSFLVHELAITFVKLSFPLLLLVIVLDIASNFFQIGFLFAFETVKPDLKKLNPANAFKRIFSKKNLIEFVKSIIKITCLFIVVFFVLRMVLPALISSPYGEVSFIFDLLKAILKPFIIYLSMVLIILAAGDYFFQKRQHLNELKMTKQEVKQEYKEMEGDPHIKSKRRQLHQELLTKSMLQNVRKATVVVTNPTHIAVALFYDKDKTKLPVIVGKGENLLARRIVEIAKEEGIPIMMDVPLAHDLFERGTLDDYIPSDLIEPVAQVLKWVYQITSSSQ; encoded by the coding sequence GTGAGCGGAGAGAAGACAGAACAGCCCACCCAGAAACGCCTTAGAGATGCCCGGAAGAAAGGACAGGTAGCAAAGAGTAAGGAAATAGCCTCGGCCTCAAATATCATTGGCGTTTTTCTTTTTATGTGGCTTTTCCGGGAACACTACCTTGATTCGCTACAGACCATGATTACTACTGCCGCAAGCTGGTCGGTTAAACCCTTTGATGAAGCCTTTTCATTCTTGGTCCATGAGCTTGCCATTACTTTTGTTAAACTTTCCTTTCCCCTTCTTCTTCTGGTCATTGTCCTTGATATAGCATCGAACTTCTTTCAGATTGGTTTTCTCTTTGCTTTTGAAACGGTCAAACCTGATCTCAAAAAGCTTAACCCTGCCAACGCTTTCAAGAGGATTTTTTCAAAAAAAAATCTTATAGAGTTTGTGAAGTCAATTATAAAGATAACCTGCCTCTTTATTGTGGTCTTTTTTGTTCTTCGGATGGTCCTTCCCGCTTTGATAAGTTCTCCCTATGGAGAAGTATCTTTTATTTTCGATCTTTTGAAAGCAATCCTTAAGCCCTTTATCATATACCTTTCCATGGTGCTGATAATTCTTGCGGCAGGGGACTATTTTTTTCAAAAGCGTCAGCATCTGAATGAATTGAAGATGACCAAACAGGAAGTAAAACAGGAGTATAAAGAAATGGAAGGAGACCCTCATATTAAAAGTAAGCGCCGCCAGCTTCATCAGGAGCTTCTTACAAAATCCATGCTTCAGAATGTAAGAAAAGCAACGGTAGTAGTCACCAACCCTACCCACATTGCCGTAGCCCTCTTTTACGATAAGGACAAGACAAAGCTTCCCGTAATTGTAGGGAAGGGCGAAAATCTTCTGGCCAGGCGTATTGTTGAAATCGCAAAGGAGGAAGGTATTCCCATCATGATGGATGTTCCCCTGGCTCACGATCTCTTTGAAAGAGGAACCCTCGACGACTATATTCCTTCAGACCTTATAGAGCCTGTAGCACAGGTTTTAAAGTGGGTATATCAGATCACATCCTCCTCTCAGTGA
- the sctQ gene encoding type III secretion system cytoplasmic ring protein SctQ: protein MKVLTFEKINARDVDGWNKICCGHFRFSWLGEVFRLRLYPAPETNMKSPLWTLNVGSSEALGSFYFSERLIKKHIASTLGKKEEEITFIPDEVREIAVEVIGEELLEKGGKVLGLEFSRRQTLTAQGDEPKKIPYYRLRVEMISEREGDVTGEGKFLLDPQGFHEIASRLSRLPREKTYFTRSIPFFVRFVVGETILPLEELKNLEVGDVIFVERDYGIGNGRLLIVSEGNLFWGEYGDDGKIVVVKKKELVMSDEEKSKEVKPEQISLRDVEVEVQFSVGRKTMTLEELENIGEGYIFTLETPLSRIVTILVNRRPVGFGELVEVDGRVGVRVTELNSNLSKE, encoded by the coding sequence TTGAAAGTTCTCACTTTTGAGAAGATTAATGCCAGAGATGTGGATGGCTGGAATAAGATATGCTGTGGTCACTTCCGTTTCTCCTGGTTAGGTGAAGTCTTTCGGCTTCGCCTGTATCCGGCTCCGGAAACGAACATGAAAAGTCCGCTCTGGACCCTTAATGTTGGAAGTTCCGAAGCTTTGGGAAGCTTCTATTTCAGTGAAAGGCTTATAAAAAAACATATAGCCAGCACTCTCGGGAAAAAAGAGGAGGAGATTACCTTCATTCCCGATGAGGTGCGGGAAATAGCCGTGGAAGTTATAGGGGAAGAGCTTCTGGAGAAAGGAGGAAAAGTCCTGGGACTGGAATTTTCAAGACGGCAAACCCTGACGGCTCAAGGGGACGAGCCAAAAAAAATTCCTTACTACAGGCTTAGGGTAGAGATGATCTCGGAGAGAGAAGGAGATGTTACAGGAGAAGGGAAGTTTTTGTTGGACCCCCAGGGATTTCATGAAATTGCTTCAAGACTATCTCGTCTTCCCCGAGAGAAGACCTATTTTACTCGTTCCATCCCCTTTTTTGTAAGATTTGTGGTGGGAGAGACGATCCTTCCTCTGGAGGAACTCAAAAACCTTGAAGTCGGTGATGTAATCTTTGTGGAGAGAGACTATGGCATCGGGAATGGCCGTCTCCTGATTGTATCAGAGGGGAACCTTTTCTGGGGCGAATACGGTGATGATGGGAAGATCGTTGTCGTGAAAAAGAAGGAGCTGGTAATGAGCGATGAAGAGAAATCGAAGGAAGTAAAACCTGAGCAGATCTCCCTGCGCGATGTGGAGGTAGAGGTTCAGTTTTCCGTTGGGCGAAAGACGATGACCCTGGAAGAGCTGGAAAATATTGGAGAAGGGTACATTTTTACTCTTGAGACCCCCCTTTCCAGAATAGTGACCATTTTGGTCAATCGCCGTCCCGTTGGCTTTGGAGAGTTAGTTGAGGTTGACGGTCGCGTTGGTGTCCGGGTAACAGAACTGAACAGTAATCTCTCTAAAGAGTAG
- a CDS encoding type III secretion HpaP family protein: MRILPLEPDKNLKEGGITLPKEGQREDLEKTSKDFSSLLEGTSFSEESPEGDPLEPGASEFSSTGEIPLKEMKGEEKKAPEGLLRNFLPFSPEGENEQRIGSERQNVSMTEASGEDNPPGGKGATLVESLGKGFLGENSVPVESTKKDIPSFQQEQVFNGVELNQENAFMMGVSGKGNPREGKDTIISGMLDKNFSGETSSPVDTTGGKLSLSRQEQEPDDVVAEAVLQMNRFSTMVFSEVSPSVQKSQGVGSLPEPVRKMVERILVEVPDSSNKQEVRISLSNDVLPDTEVRLVREDGVLKVKFVTGSEDAHRLLSPNLSSLKDQLESRQGDTVMVSVEMRKEGEREQNEGRSRQQRSVWEEYEG; encoded by the coding sequence ATGAGAATTTTACCTCTAGAACCCGATAAAAATCTCAAAGAGGGAGGAATAACCTTACCTAAAGAAGGACAAAGAGAGGACCTTGAGAAGACCTCGAAGGATTTTTCTTCCCTTCTTGAAGGGACTTCTTTTTCGGAAGAATCGCCGGAGGGAGATCCATTAGAGCCCGGAGCGTCAGAGTTTTCTTCGACAGGGGAGATTCCTTTAAAAGAAATGAAGGGAGAAGAAAAAAAGGCTCCGGAAGGTCTTTTAAGAAATTTTTTACCTTTTTCCCCCGAAGGAGAGAATGAGCAAAGGATTGGATCAGAGAGACAAAATGTTTCTATGACGGAAGCATCAGGAGAGGACAATCCTCCAGGAGGGAAAGGGGCTACTCTGGTTGAATCTCTTGGTAAGGGTTTCCTTGGTGAAAATTCCGTGCCGGTAGAAAGCACAAAGAAAGACATCCCCTCTTTTCAACAGGAGCAGGTTTTCAATGGTGTTGAATTGAATCAGGAGAATGCCTTTATGATGGGTGTATCAGGAAAGGGTAATCCTCGGGAAGGTAAGGATACCATCATCTCTGGCATGCTCGACAAGAACTTTTCCGGTGAGACATCCTCGCCAGTGGATACCACCGGTGGCAAGTTGTCCCTTTCCAGACAGGAACAGGAGCCCGATGATGTGGTAGCAGAGGCTGTTCTTCAGATGAATCGCTTTTCAACTATGGTTTTTTCTGAAGTTTCCCCATCTGTTCAGAAATCTCAGGGAGTTGGCTCCCTTCCGGAACCAGTCAGGAAAATGGTAGAGCGCATCCTTGTGGAGGTTCCCGACTCTTCTAACAAGCAGGAGGTGCGCATATCCCTGAGTAATGATGTCCTTCCGGATACAGAAGTGCGGCTGGTGAGGGAAGATGGGGTTCTGAAAGTAAAATTTGTAACGGGATCTGAGGATGCTCATCGGCTGCTTTCACCAAACCTTTCATCTCTTAAGGATCAGCTTGAGAGTCGGCAGGGGGATACCGTTATGGTTTCTGTAGAGATGAGAAAAGAAGGGGAAAGGGAACAGAACGAGGGACGCTCAAGACAGCAACGGTCGGTGTGGGAGGAATACGAAGGGTAG
- a CDS encoding pyrimidine dimer DNA glycosylase/endonuclease V, translating to MRLWSLHPEYLDAKGLVALWREGLLAKAVLEGKTRGYVHHPQLTRFRFQPDPIQAINVYLRAVFEEGERRKYRFNPSKIDFSVQPISIFVTTGQLEYEWKHLLEKLKIRDPRRYCELLEIAVIKPHPMMEVIPGDVEPWEIVKKSEQL from the coding sequence ATGAGACTGTGGTCATTACATCCTGAATATCTTGATGCCAAGGGATTGGTTGCTCTGTGGCGTGAAGGACTTCTGGCAAAGGCTGTGCTGGAAGGAAAAACCAGGGGCTACGTTCATCATCCACAACTTACCCGGTTTCGATTCCAGCCGGATCCGATACAGGCAATCAATGTTTATCTACGGGCTGTGTTTGAAGAAGGAGAAAGGCGCAAATACCGGTTTAATCCATCCAAGATAGATTTCTCCGTTCAGCCTATCAGTATCTTTGTCACAACCGGGCAGCTTGAATACGAATGGAAACATCTCTTGGAAAAATTAAAAATTCGTGATCCCCGCCGTTACTGCGAACTTTTAGAAATTGCCGTCATAAAACCGCATCCCATGATGGAAGTTATACCGGGAGATGTGGAACCGTGGGAAATAGTGAAGAAAAGCGAGCAACTATAG
- a CDS encoding ThaI family type II restriction endonuclease: MSSRLIEIFEDVELVEKIKRRLSYLFQLAELENSRAGKIGMEIGSVRERIIVALLIYKFGEENVDAEIPITQAEVDVKLFGEPISVKTVTGKNFGGVKLIWTVDAEKAKEFRENYYPSCDILLAQIKWKDIGGFYYIPLEVQKRVFDEIGRERYIKLPKSGANPRSVEITKEALLALSEDVETKSIEIYWQRSEMDANIYKRWVDLWGEE; this comes from the coding sequence GTGTCAAGTCGGCTGATTGAAATATTTGAAGATGTGGAACTTGTAGAAAAAATTAAAAGGCGGTTGTCCTACTTATTTCAACTTGCAGAATTAGAGAATTCAAGAGCAGGTAAAATTGGAATGGAGATTGGTTCTGTTCGTGAGAGAATAATAGTTGCCTTACTCATCTATAAATTTGGAGAAGAGAATGTAGATGCTGAAATTCCTATTACTCAGGCGGAAGTAGACGTTAAATTGTTTGGTGAGCCAATATCGGTAAAGACTGTAACGGGTAAAAACTTTGGGGGAGTCAAACTAATATGGACTGTAGATGCAGAAAAGGCAAAAGAGTTTCGCGAAAATTATTACCCTAGTTGTGATATCCTGCTCGCTCAAATTAAATGGAAAGATATAGGAGGATTTTACTATATTCCATTAGAAGTTCAAAAGAGAGTTTTTGATGAAATAGGTCGAGAAAGATATATTAAACTTCCTAAATCCGGAGCAAACCCAAGGAGTGTTGAAATTACCAAAGAAGCATTGTTGGCATTATCTGAAGATGTGGAGACTAAAAGTATAGAAATATACTGGCAAAGATCAGAAATGGACGCTAATATTTATAAGAGATGGGTTGACCTGTGGGGAGAAGAATAG